A region of Oscillatoria sp. FACHB-1406 DNA encodes the following proteins:
- a CDS encoding Npun_F5749 family FMN-dependent PPOX-type flavoprotein, producing MQPLAPWRSRLTETLHLNRSLPNSRYFQLATVSPSGEPKNRTVVFRGFLENSNAIAIATDLRSEKIAQIQTRSRGEICWYFPQTREQFRLSGVLTLIDSDGADARFQQERQNIWRSLSDAARVQFTWPSPAEPRNKNPLAFDSSAPNAEQPLDNFCLLLLDCDRADYLQLSGNPHNRWLYQRNPDSSWTTLEVNP from the coding sequence ATGCAACCGTTAGCGCCGTGGCGATCGCGGTTGACTGAAACCCTTCATCTCAACCGCAGTCTCCCTAATTCTCGTTACTTCCAACTCGCAACCGTTTCCCCCTCGGGAGAACCCAAGAATCGTACCGTCGTTTTTCGAGGTTTCTTAGAAAACAGTAACGCGATCGCGATCGCAACCGATCTTCGCAGCGAGAAGATCGCTCAAATTCAAACTCGCTCCCGAGGCGAAATTTGCTGGTATTTCCCTCAAACCCGCGAACAATTTCGGCTTTCCGGGGTATTAACGCTTATCGATTCTGACGGCGCGGATGCTCGGTTTCAACAAGAACGGCAGAATATTTGGCGATCGCTTTCCGATGCAGCGCGAGTACAATTTACTTGGCCCTCACCTGCCGAACCTAGAAATAAAAATCCGCTCGCCTTTGACTCGTCTGCCCCAAACGCAGAGCAACCCTTAGATAACTTTTGCTTGCTTCTACTCGATTGCGATCGCGCCGACTACCTCCAGCTATCCGGAAACCCTCACAATCGTTGGTTGTACCAACGCAACCCCGATTCGAGTTG